One genomic window of Haloferax mediterranei ATCC 33500 includes the following:
- a CDS encoding bifunctional 4-hydroxy-2-oxoglutarate aldolase/2-dehydro-3-deoxy-phosphogluconate aldolase, producing the protein MVTLDVHEDMQRIADSGVVAVMRGADADTIIDVADALNEGGVTAYEITADNPDAMDLIREVSASFSDSEAIVGAGTVLDAPTANAAIQAGAEFVVGPNFDEGVIETCNRYGTLVAPGIMTPTEATDAYAAGADFVKVFPASSLGPGHLKSMKGPLPQIPMMPTGGVGLDNAADYIEAGAVVVGAGGALMDDEAIANGEFETITETAREFSRIIDDARDN; encoded by the coding sequence ATGGTCACACTCGACGTACACGAGGACATGCAACGAATCGCCGACAGCGGCGTCGTCGCGGTGATGCGCGGCGCGGACGCAGACACTATCATCGACGTGGCCGACGCGCTAAATGAAGGTGGCGTCACCGCCTACGAGATTACGGCCGACAACCCCGACGCGATGGACCTCATCCGCGAGGTGTCGGCGTCCTTCTCGGACAGCGAGGCTATCGTCGGGGCGGGCACCGTCCTCGATGCGCCGACCGCCAACGCGGCCATCCAGGCCGGTGCCGAGTTCGTCGTCGGCCCGAACTTCGACGAGGGCGTCATCGAGACGTGCAACCGCTACGGCACGCTCGTCGCGCCGGGAATCATGACGCCGACCGAGGCCACCGACGCCTACGCCGCGGGCGCGGACTTCGTGAAGGTCTTCCCCGCGTCCTCTCTCGGACCGGGGCACCTCAAGAGTATGAAAGGCCCACTCCCGCAGATTCCGATGATGCCGACCGGCGGCGTCGGTCTCGACAACGCCGCGGACTACATCGAAGCGGGTGCGGTCGTCGTCGGCGCGGGCGGTGCGCTCATGGACGACGAAGCCATCGCAAACGGCGAGTTCGAAACCATCACCGAGACGGCCCGCGAGTTCTCGCGGATTATCGACGACGCTCGGGACAACTAA
- a CDS encoding heavy metal translocating P-type ATPase: MGTKTRPRGAGDESGDADTDGCDLCGLPTPNPPVTGESIDGEFCCRGCLEITRTLGDAASADPETVEQKLAGEAETVPDDAERTYMAVDGMHCATCEAFVSGTARTCEGVYAAEASYANDMVRVTYDPDAADLDDLSGTLARYGYGTRDPDEREAAERADNQVARFVIGGGVFGMMVMLWYVLFLYPTYVGFPPVVELGVFDGIYILGNIWVMTSIVLFYTGFPILRGALVSLRAGQPNMDLLVSLAATSAYVYSTAAVLVGQTHVYFDVTVAIILVVTLGNYYEDRIKRTAAGMLSDLAASRVSEARRRIADSDSGGDGSRVETVDLDALESGDRVEVRPGERVPVDGTVAEGTAAVDEALVTGESMPRTKRPGDDVLGGTVVTDRPLVVEVGEDATSTLDRLVELLWDIQSARSGVQRLADKLATIFVPTVLALAVVAFGWTLFRGESATAALLVGLTVLIVSCPCALGLATPLAVASGIKEAASRGIVVASEAVFEAVPDVDVVVFDKTGTLTDGDMAVLRIEGDPSSLGVAAALERFSAHPLATAVVAAAEDADVVVPDVDADDITVHDRGVSGTIAAEQVVVGHPALLREQGMTIDADLESAIEDAWGDGAVPVVVGRAGRARAVLVVGDEPREAWDDVVAAVAGGGKRDVVVLTGDSERAARRFRDHPDVTDVFAGVPPEAKAETVERLRSRGAVAMVGDGSNDAPALAAADIGIALGTGTDIAGDAADAVLVGRDIDAVPEVFSLSAGVNRRIRGNLTWAFGYNAVAIPLAALGVLNPLFAAIAMGTSSLLVVVNSARSLE; the protein is encoded by the coding sequence ATGGGGACGAAGACGCGACCGCGCGGCGCAGGCGACGAATCCGGCGACGCCGACACCGACGGCTGCGACCTCTGTGGGTTGCCGACGCCGAATCCGCCCGTTACGGGCGAGTCCATCGACGGCGAGTTCTGCTGTCGCGGCTGTCTCGAAATTACCCGGACGCTCGGCGACGCGGCGAGCGCCGACCCCGAGACGGTCGAGCAGAAACTCGCGGGCGAAGCAGAAACCGTGCCGGACGACGCCGAGAGAACCTACATGGCGGTCGACGGGATGCACTGTGCGACCTGTGAGGCGTTCGTCTCCGGGACGGCGCGAACCTGTGAGGGTGTCTACGCCGCGGAAGCGAGCTATGCCAACGACATGGTTCGCGTCACCTACGACCCCGACGCCGCCGACCTCGACGACCTCTCGGGAACGTTGGCACGTTACGGCTACGGCACCCGCGACCCGGACGAACGCGAGGCCGCAGAGCGGGCCGACAATCAGGTCGCTCGGTTCGTCATCGGCGGCGGCGTCTTCGGGATGATGGTGATGCTGTGGTACGTCCTCTTTCTGTACCCGACCTACGTGGGGTTTCCCCCAGTGGTCGAACTCGGCGTCTTCGACGGCATTTATATCCTCGGCAACATCTGGGTCATGACCTCGATTGTCCTGTTCTACACGGGCTTTCCCATCCTCCGCGGGGCACTCGTCAGCCTCCGCGCCGGGCAACCGAACATGGACCTGCTCGTCTCGCTGGCGGCGACGAGCGCGTACGTCTACTCGACGGCCGCCGTCCTCGTCGGACAGACTCACGTCTACTTCGACGTGACCGTCGCCATCATCCTCGTCGTGACGCTCGGAAACTACTACGAAGACCGCATCAAGCGGACGGCCGCCGGGATGCTCTCGGACCTCGCGGCCTCACGCGTTTCGGAAGCCCGCCGCCGAATCGCCGACAGCGACAGCGGGGGCGACGGCAGCCGTGTCGAAACTGTCGACCTCGACGCCCTCGAATCCGGCGACCGAGTCGAGGTTCGCCCGGGCGAACGCGTCCCGGTCGATGGCACGGTTGCCGAGGGAACCGCCGCAGTCGACGAGGCGCTCGTCACGGGCGAGTCGATGCCGCGGACCAAGCGCCCCGGTGACGACGTGCTCGGCGGGACCGTCGTCACGGACCGCCCGCTCGTCGTCGAAGTCGGCGAGGACGCCACGAGCACGCTCGACCGACTGGTCGAACTGCTCTGGGACATCCAGAGCGCCCGGTCGGGCGTCCAGCGCCTCGCGGACAAACTGGCGACCATCTTCGTGCCGACCGTACTCGCCCTCGCCGTCGTCGCATTCGGTTGGACGCTTTTTCGGGGCGAATCGGCGACAGCCGCGCTCCTCGTCGGTCTCACCGTCCTCATCGTCTCGTGCCCGTGCGCCCTCGGTCTCGCCACGCCGCTGGCGGTCGCATCGGGTATCAAAGAAGCCGCGAGTCGCGGTATCGTCGTCGCTTCGGAAGCGGTCTTCGAGGCGGTTCCGGACGTTGACGTGGTCGTCTTCGACAAAACAGGTACCCTCACGGACGGCGATATGGCCGTCCTGCGGATTGAAGGCGACCCGTCGTCACTGGGTGTGGCTGCGGCGCTCGAACGCTTCTCCGCGCACCCGCTCGCCACGGCCGTCGTGGCGGCGGCCGAAGACGCCGATGTTGTTGTCCCGGATGTCGACGCCGACGACATCACCGTTCACGACAGAGGCGTTTCGGGAACGATTGCCGCCGAGCAGGTCGTCGTCGGCCACCCCGCGCTCCTCCGCGAACAGGGGATGACCATCGACGCCGACCTCGAATCCGCAATCGAAGACGCGTGGGGCGACGGTGCCGTACCAGTCGTCGTTGGACGCGCCGGGCGCGCCCGAGCAGTCCTCGTCGTCGGCGACGAACCGCGTGAGGCGTGGGACGACGTGGTCGCCGCCGTCGCCGGGGGTGGGAAGCGCGACGTGGTCGTCCTCACGGGCGACTCGGAACGGGCGGCGCGGCGCTTCCGCGACCACCCCGACGTGACGGACGTGTTCGCTGGCGTCCCGCCGGAAGCGAAAGCCGAGACGGTCGAACGCCTCCGGAGTCGAGGGGCCGTCGCGATGGTCGGTGACGGGAGCAACGACGCCCCCGCGCTCGCCGCGGCCGACATCGGCATCGCGCTCGGAACGGGAACGGATATCGCGGGCGACGCCGCCGACGCGGTTCTCGTCGGCCGCGACATCGACGCGGTTCCCGAAGTGTTCTCGCTTTCGGCCGGTGTGAACCGTCGCATCCGCGGCAACCTGACGTGGGCGTTCGGCTACAACGCGGTCGCCATCCCGTTGGCGGCGCTCGGCGTTCTTAACCCGCTTTTCGCCGCTATTGCGATGGGTACATCGAGCCTCCTCGTCGTCGTCAACTCGGCGCGGTCACTGGAGTAA
- a CDS encoding sulfite exporter TauE/SafE family protein yields the protein MDGGATPPVLEAATPEAAAFLVVGLLAGAHCLGMCGPLVSVYADRLSEQEGTQSLTLRQVRQHALFNVGRALSYAVIGGLFALVGKVFFGAFDSVTAIGSGVRATTGLLVGTVIILTGIGYLVGQSAAMDRFTPAAVTSLFGRISGWATARVDRLVGGPRILGLGAIHGLLPCPIIYPAYLYAFATGAPVRAAALLGLLGLGTIPTLFLYGTLLGHVSARRRATIHRALGAAFLVLGYISLSHGLMLLGVEVPHIHIPFYQPLG from the coding sequence ATGGACGGGGGAGCGACGCCGCCCGTACTCGAAGCAGCCACGCCGGAGGCCGCGGCGTTTCTCGTCGTCGGTCTCCTCGCCGGAGCGCACTGTCTCGGGATGTGCGGCCCGCTCGTCAGTGTCTACGCGGACCGACTGAGCGAACAAGAAGGGACGCAGTCGCTCACGCTTCGGCAGGTCCGGCAACACGCGTTATTCAACGTCGGGCGGGCACTGAGTTACGCAGTTATCGGGGGTCTCTTCGCACTCGTCGGGAAGGTGTTCTTCGGGGCGTTCGACTCAGTTACTGCCATCGGAAGCGGCGTCCGTGCAACGACCGGACTCCTCGTCGGAACCGTGATTATCCTCACCGGAATCGGCTACCTCGTCGGCCAATCGGCCGCGATGGACCGGTTTACGCCCGCTGCGGTCACGAGTCTCTTTGGCCGCATCAGTGGATGGGCGACCGCCCGCGTCGACCGACTCGTCGGCGGCCCGCGCATCCTCGGTCTCGGCGCGATACACGGCCTACTTCCCTGTCCGATTATCTATCCGGCGTATCTCTACGCCTTCGCTACGGGTGCACCCGTTCGGGCGGCAGCGCTACTCGGCCTCCTCGGACTCGGAACGATTCCGACGCTGTTCCTCTACGGGACGCTCCTCGGCCACGTATCGGCGCGACGGCGGGCCACGATTCACCGCGCACTCGGCGCGGCGTTTCTCGTCCTCGGGTACATCTCGCTCTCCCACGGGCTGATGCTCCTCGGGGTCGAGGTCCCGCACATTCACATTCCCTTTTACCAACCGCTGGGGTGA
- a CDS encoding b(o/a)3-type cytochrome-c oxidase subunit 1: MATARSEHAFVDKFPDEAGVIKATFLVAFVALGIGAFFGLIQALHRTNVVRVIDSADYYTMLTGHGVLLAIVFTIFFLCGVFHWATARSLDRPAESKLFSWAWVGLMLTGTILATVAILGGLVPSLGMSADVLFTFYAPLQAHPIFYIGLAMFIVGTWLAGADWFLSYRAWRKDNADERIPLQAFMVLTTMIMWYISTLGVAVSVVFFLIPWSLGLIESVNPLLTRTLFWYFGHPIVYFWLMPAYLMWYTVLPKLAGGRLFSDPLARVVFVLFLLLSTPVGIHHQYLDPGIAEGFKFIAMTNTMFLLLPSLLTAFTVVASVEHGARQRGGEGYLRWLGALPWRDPAFTGMALAGAMFAAGGFSGMINAGMNINYLIHNTLWVPGHFHLTVGTAVALTMMAGSYWLVPQVTGTKLYSRPIGLLQVIMWFVGMVFMSNAMHRAGLAGIPRRTAEPQYQNFEFLTPIGSIFELRVQIALGGTLLFLSVVLFLFNILLTSLGEESERPVDAYLPEPLSGPEGSPRILDNLAMWTGIAALLVVLAYTLPLAGIIQNGGGLFGGGLPVPATVSAGLDFVLMTVTSAFNTLLGVVA, encoded by the coding sequence ATGGCGACCGCACGTAGCGAACACGCGTTCGTCGACAAGTTCCCCGACGAGGCGGGCGTCATCAAGGCGACCTTCCTCGTCGCGTTCGTTGCCCTCGGCATCGGCGCGTTCTTCGGACTCATTCAGGCGCTCCACCGGACCAACGTCGTCCGCGTTATCGACTCCGCGGACTACTACACGATGCTGACGGGCCACGGCGTCCTCTTGGCAATCGTCTTTACCATCTTCTTCCTCTGTGGCGTCTTCCACTGGGCCACCGCGAGGAGTCTCGACCGCCCCGCAGAGAGCAAGTTGTTCTCGTGGGCGTGGGTCGGGCTCATGCTGACGGGGACGATTCTTGCTACCGTTGCTATTCTCGGCGGACTCGTTCCGAGCCTCGGAATGAGCGCGGACGTGCTGTTTACCTTCTACGCGCCGCTGCAGGCACACCCGATATTCTACATCGGACTGGCGATGTTCATCGTCGGAACGTGGCTTGCCGGAGCCGACTGGTTCCTCTCGTACCGGGCGTGGCGGAAAGACAACGCTGACGAACGCATCCCGCTGCAGGCGTTCATGGTCCTTACGACCATGATTATGTGGTACATCTCGACCCTCGGCGTCGCCGTTTCGGTCGTGTTCTTCCTCATCCCGTGGTCGCTCGGACTCATCGAGAGCGTCAACCCGCTTCTCACCCGCACGCTGTTTTGGTACTTCGGCCACCCAATCGTGTACTTCTGGCTGATGCCGGCGTACCTCATGTGGTACACCGTCCTGCCGAAACTCGCCGGTGGACGGCTGTTCAGCGACCCGCTCGCACGCGTCGTATTCGTGTTGTTCCTCCTGCTTTCGACCCCGGTCGGCATCCACCACCAGTACCTCGACCCGGGCATCGCGGAGGGCTTCAAGTTCATCGCGATGACGAACACGATGTTCCTGCTCCTGCCGTCGCTTCTCACGGCGTTCACCGTCGTCGCCAGCGTCGAACACGGTGCGCGCCAGCGCGGTGGCGAGGGCTACCTTCGCTGGCTCGGTGCGCTTCCGTGGCGCGACCCGGCTTTCACCGGCATGGCCCTGGCGGGCGCGATGTTCGCCGCGGGCGGCTTCTCCGGCATGATTAACGCCGGAATGAACATCAACTACCTCATCCACAACACGCTGTGGGTTCCCGGCCACTTCCACCTGACCGTCGGCACCGCTGTCGCGCTGACGATGATGGCCGGGTCGTACTGGCTGGTCCCGCAGGTCACCGGCACGAAACTCTACAGTCGACCCATCGGTCTCCTGCAGGTCATCATGTGGTTCGTCGGGATGGTGTTCATGTCGAACGCGATGCACCGCGCTGGGCTGGCTGGTATCCCGCGTCGCACTGCGGAACCGCAGTACCAGAACTTCGAGTTCCTGACGCCCATCGGGAGCATCTTCGAACTCCGCGTGCAGATTGCCCTCGGCGGCACGCTGTTGTTCCTGTCCGTGGTGCTGTTCCTGTTCAACATCCTCCTGACCTCGCTCGGCGAGGAGTCAGAGCGGCCGGTCGATGCGTACCTCCCAGAACCCCTCTCGGGTCCCGAGGGAAGCCCGCGCATCCTCGACAACCTCGCGATGTGGACCGGTATCGCCGCTCTGCTCGTCGTGCTCGCCTACACGCTTCCGCTGGCTGGCATCATCCAGAACGGCGGCGGCCTGTTCGGTGGTGGACTCCCCGTTCCAGCCACCGTCTCCGCAGGTCTCGACTTCGTGCTGATGACGGTTACGAGCGCGTTTAACACTCTGCTGGGGGTGGTCGCGTGA
- a CDS encoding universal stress protein has product MYETILVPTDGSSRSRAAANHAIDIASTYGATVHVLSVIDSSDLGLWTSADVPIEQVKEDLRDDAETAIEDVVALADGLDVPSEADIRIGVPSREILDTADEVGADLIVMATHGRTGLRHAILGSTTERVVRVSDVPVLTVRA; this is encoded by the coding sequence ATGTACGAGACCATCCTCGTTCCCACCGACGGGAGTAGCCGTTCTCGCGCCGCCGCCAATCACGCAATCGACATCGCCAGCACGTACGGGGCGACGGTTCACGTACTCTCCGTCATCGACTCCAGCGACCTCGGCCTGTGGACCTCGGCCGACGTTCCCATCGAGCAGGTCAAAGAAGACCTTCGAGACGACGCCGAGACGGCAATCGAGGACGTTGTCGCCCTCGCAGATGGGTTGGATGTCCCGTCCGAGGCGGACATCCGAATCGGCGTTCCGTCCCGGGAAATTCTCGATACCGCCGACGAAGTCGGTGCCGACCTCATCGTGATGGCGACGCACGGACGAACCGGTCTCCGACACGCGATTCTCGGGAGCACGACGGAGCGAGTCGTCCGCGTTTCCGACGTTCCCGTGTTAACGGTTCGAGCGTAA
- a CDS encoding cytochrome c oxidase subunit II: MEIHAYEKLWLALALVLIVGFIGTITYGAAGAGIDMIDDKGGTVDPATLNEHPKFGDPGIEKTGENHYDVYVVARQFVFEPGTSEPLRVPEGSTVTFHVTAADVIHGFEVVGTNANTMAIPGQVSEFTVEFDEAGEYGLLCNEYCGSGHHVMEGKIVVMEQSEFDSWYEQQEQQEQQTEGEN; this comes from the coding sequence ATGGAGATTCACGCCTACGAAAAACTCTGGCTGGCGCTGGCACTCGTTCTCATCGTCGGGTTCATCGGGACGATTACGTACGGGGCCGCAGGCGCGGGTATCGATATGATAGACGATAAGGGGGGAACTGTCGACCCGGCGACGCTCAACGAACACCCGAAGTTCGGTGACCCCGGTATCGAGAAAACCGGCGAGAACCACTACGACGTCTATGTCGTCGCCAGACAGTTCGTCTTCGAACCCGGAACGTCCGAACCCCTCCGCGTTCCCGAGGGGAGCACCGTTACGTTCCACGTGACCGCGGCCGACGTCATCCACGGCTTCGAAGTCGTCGGCACGAACGCGAACACGATGGCGATTCCCGGACAGGTGTCCGAGTTCACGGTCGAATTCGACGAAGCCGGTGAGTACGGACTTCTGTGCAACGAATACTGTGGCTCCGGCCACCACGTCATGGAAGGGAAGATTGTAGTTATGGAACAGAGCGAATTCGACAGTTGGTACGAACAACAGGAACAACAAGAACAACAGACGGAGGGTGAGAACTGA
- a CDS encoding carbonic anhydrase has translation MTRTVLGTLLSGNEHHVDSLADDHFEGVRDSQSPPAVSVSCSDARVPAEAVWNADEAGDLFTSVNVGNQAWTEIDGKLVVNDAVGYAVSALETSDIVVLGHTGCGAVTAAYEAVVGDGVKDVPESVEAAVSRLVPLVEEAREVGLFDEETPTGEAVNRLVEYAVVRQVEFLTESPEVPESTNCWGFVYDFQHAYGDDDGAAYLVAANGDSDPETLAETVPEKFEERVRSIR, from the coding sequence ATGACTCGAACGGTACTGGGGACACTCCTGTCCGGAAACGAGCACCACGTCGACAGCCTCGCAGACGACCACTTCGAGGGCGTCCGAGATTCGCAGTCGCCACCGGCCGTCTCGGTGAGCTGTTCAGATGCGCGCGTCCCGGCCGAAGCGGTCTGGAACGCCGACGAAGCGGGCGACCTCTTCACTTCAGTGAACGTGGGGAATCAAGCGTGGACCGAAATCGACGGAAAGCTCGTCGTCAACGACGCCGTCGGATACGCCGTCTCGGCGCTCGAAACGTCCGATATTGTCGTCCTCGGTCACACGGGCTGTGGAGCGGTCACGGCCGCCTACGAGGCCGTGGTTGGCGACGGCGTGAAAGACGTGCCGGAGTCCGTCGAAGCCGCTGTCTCACGACTCGTTCCATTGGTCGAAGAAGCGCGCGAGGTGGGGCTATTCGACGAAGAAACGCCGACCGGCGAGGCGGTCAACCGACTGGTCGAGTACGCCGTCGTCCGCCAGGTCGAATTCCTCACCGAGAGTCCGGAGGTCCCCGAATCCACCAACTGCTGGGGGTTCGTCTACGACTTCCAGCACGCTTACGGCGACGACGACGGCGCGGCGTATCTCGTCGCGGCGAACGGGGATTCGGACCCTGAGACGCTCGCGGAGACGGTTCCCGAGAAATTCGAAGAACGCGTGCGGTCGATTCGGTAA